Proteins encoded in a region of the Diabrotica virgifera virgifera chromosome 4, PGI_DIABVI_V3a genome:
- the LOC126883442 gene encoding uncharacterized protein LOC126883442, producing MYADDVVLVGNSERDLEQKLEQWRHALEEKGLKVSRTKTEYLECSFKDGATTNKMVSLDGEMIVKSNSFKYLGSVLQSNGEIDGDACSRIRAGWMKWKEASGVLCDRKIPMKLKGKFYKTAIRPAMMYGTECWAVKKKEEQRMHVAEMRMLRWMSGVTKKDKIR from the coding sequence atgtatgctgatgatgtcgtattagtaggaaatagtgaaagagacttagaacaaaaactggaacagtggagacatgctctggaggaaaaaggtttaaaagttagtaggacaaaaacagagtatttggaatgttcatttaaagatggagctactacaaataaaatggtatctttggatggtgaaatgattgtgaaaagcaatagttttaagtacctaggatcggtattacagagtaatggagaaatagatggagatgcatgcagtagaattagggctggatggatgaagtggaaagaagcgagtggtgtgttgtgtgacagaaaaattccaatgaagctgaagggaaaattctataaaacagccataagaccggctatgatgtacggaactgaatgttgggcagtgaaaaagaaagaggaacaacgaatgcatgtggcggaaatgagaatgcttagatggatgagtggagtgacaaagaaggataaaattaga